One Aegilops tauschii subsp. strangulata cultivar AL8/78 chromosome 7, Aet v6.0, whole genome shotgun sequence genomic window carries:
- the LOC141027574 gene encoding BTB/POZ and MATH domain-containing protein 3-like encodes MAQFEFSFVDETDKQDPARIHDSEIFDLRTCKVKVMKREALEKHLKDDSFTIRCDIVVLNPTCGTSRFVAVPPSDMQQNFTDLLMAGQGTDVVFCVGGRTIAAHRSVLAARSTVFRASLFGPMQEGTSSSVVQIDDMDAAVFKAMLGFIYGDTLYAVKEETNDEDMVLLQHLLVAADK; translated from the coding sequence ATGGCGCAGTTCGAGTTTAGTTTCGTTGACGAGACCGACAAGCAAGATCCGGCACGTATCCACGACAGTGAAATATTCGATTTACGAACTTGTAAGGTCAAGGTCATGAAAAGAGAGGCCTTGGAGAAACACCTGAAGGACGACAGTTTCACCATCCGGTGCGACATCGTGGTCTTAAATCCAACATGCGGCACTTCTCGATTTGTTGCGGTGCCACCGTCCGACATGCAACAGAACTTTACCGACCTTCTCATGGCCGGGCAGGGCACAGACGTGGTCTTCTGTGTTGGTGGCAGGACGATCGCTGCTCACCGCTCCGTCCTGGCAGCCCGCTCTACTGTCTTCAGGGCGTCACTCTTCGGTCCAATGCAGGAAGGCACCTCGTCGTCGGTCGTGCAGATAGACGACATGGACGCGGCGGTGTTCAAGGCAATGCTAGGGTTCATCTACGGTGACACGTTGTATGCAGTGAAGGAGGAGACCAATGACGAGGACATGGTGTTGCTGCAGCACCTGCTCGTGGCGGCGGACAAGTAG